A window of the Dyadobacter pollutisoli genome harbors these coding sequences:
- a CDS encoding T9SS type A sorting domain-containing protein, with the protein MKTCTLLICLLLSTTASYAAAQSGGYISAPFTVCLEAENANSDAPISPDPNASGGLTRGTRDSGDYFVQYQTDVPTTGKYLVTIRYYAEQNAQVSVSVNGGTPTQLELPASHSWNIVWKEHTFEVDLPKGNNWIRIKELAGSDVRQDKACWTENGPSDPEEETPVDCNYVVGSIVSDLYPSCGQGIAVSADCGGNCAGLTYKWSGPGVDASGASISFYAPSENGTFTYTRTSSKPGCADQTSDFKLTITDCGQGPFQICLEAEDAGGTGPVTEDPNASGGKTRGAQDRDDYTVYYVVHDVQTEGPHAVTFRYYAPANTAVEVKINDEIQPHKIELPASNSWNIVWKEYTVLFTLKKGLNVIFVKGLPGYSPVRHDKICIEQMPGIPPGCDFAVTAQASTSTPQCGAQVTLSANCTGPDCAGIFYNWTGANGFARYTQNIDVTAPSVNGSDGYNVAAGKDGCAYKNAFVGFTVTNCPPVDEPFSACIEAEQSASNGPGSDDPNASNGQTRGAQNNYNYFVDYQVKGITKAGFFPVTLRYYAASNAQVSVSVNGTVVIPTLNLASTHSWNIVAREETFYITLFENMNTIRIEGLPGAAIRQDKICIGPDQNVYTRMAAPGALEMQSDTPSLQAFPNPAHGEFKAVFQLPVGVLGTLRITDTQGRVWHERVVKGKGANQERIALPGAPEGIYLLQVKKPDSVEIKKILLTR; encoded by the coding sequence ATGAAAACTTGTACGCTTCTTATTTGCTTGCTGCTCTCAACGACTGCCTCCTATGCTGCTGCCCAGTCAGGCGGCTATATTTCAGCGCCATTTACCGTATGCCTGGAAGCTGAAAATGCCAACAGCGATGCGCCCATTTCTCCTGATCCGAATGCCTCCGGCGGCTTGACACGCGGCACCCGGGATTCGGGCGATTACTTTGTTCAGTACCAGACCGACGTTCCCACTACCGGGAAGTACCTGGTGACTATCCGCTATTATGCAGAGCAAAATGCGCAGGTAAGTGTTTCGGTAAACGGCGGAACCCCGACCCAGCTTGAACTTCCGGCTTCGCATTCCTGGAACATTGTATGGAAGGAACATACCTTCGAGGTTGATCTGCCGAAAGGTAACAACTGGATCCGTATCAAAGAGCTCGCAGGGTCTGATGTCAGGCAGGATAAAGCCTGCTGGACCGAAAACGGTCCAAGCGACCCGGAGGAGGAAACACCCGTCGATTGTAACTACGTGGTCGGATCGATCGTAAGTGATCTGTATCCATCGTGCGGGCAGGGAATTGCGGTCAGTGCCGATTGTGGCGGGAACTGCGCCGGCCTCACATACAAATGGAGTGGTCCGGGAGTGGATGCCTCAGGAGCTTCTATCAGCTTTTATGCACCTTCTGAAAATGGTACATTCACCTATACCAGGACCAGTTCGAAACCAGGTTGTGCCGATCAAACCAGCGATTTCAAATTGACTATCACTGATTGCGGCCAGGGACCATTCCAGATATGCCTGGAAGCCGAAGACGCTGGCGGAACAGGGCCCGTGACCGAGGACCCCAATGCATCGGGCGGTAAGACAAGAGGCGCACAGGACAGGGATGACTACACCGTATATTATGTAGTGCACGATGTGCAGACCGAGGGCCCGCACGCAGTTACATTCCGGTATTATGCCCCAGCAAATACAGCGGTTGAAGTCAAAATCAATGACGAGATCCAGCCGCACAAAATAGAGCTTCCGGCCTCGAATTCATGGAATATAGTTTGGAAAGAATATACCGTCCTTTTTACGCTCAAAAAAGGGCTCAATGTCATCTTTGTGAAAGGGTTGCCTGGATACAGTCCGGTTCGGCATGATAAAATATGCATCGAGCAGATGCCCGGCATTCCTCCTGGCTGCGATTTTGCGGTTACGGCCCAGGCCTCTACATCGACTCCCCAATGCGGCGCCCAGGTTACCCTGTCGGCCAATTGCACAGGGCCCGATTGTGCGGGTATCTTCTACAACTGGACAGGTGCCAATGGTTTTGCACGTTATACACAGAATATTGATGTTACTGCGCCGTCTGTCAATGGATCGGACGGCTACAATGTTGCCGCCGGGAAAGATGGATGCGCTTACAAAAATGCCTTTGTTGGCTTCACCGTAACCAACTGTCCGCCTGTCGACGAGCCGTTCAGTGCCTGCATTGAAGCGGAGCAATCGGCCAGTAACGGGCCAGGGTCGGATGATCCCAATGCCTCGAACGGTCAGACCCGCGGAGCGCAAAATAACTATAATTATTTTGTAGACTACCAGGTGAAGGGAATAACGAAAGCAGGCTTTTTCCCGGTGACGCTGCGCTACTATGCGGCGTCCAATGCGCAGGTTAGCGTATCGGTAAATGGTACCGTGGTGATCCCTACCTTGAACCTGGCTTCTACACACAGCTGGAACATTGTTGCGCGGGAGGAAACATTCTACATCACATTGTTTGAAAACATGAACACCATCCGTATTGAGGGCCTGCCCGGTGCGGCAATTCGTCAGGATAAGATTTGCATCGGGCCTGACCAAAATGTTTATACCAGAATGGCAGCGCCGGGTGCTTTGGAAATGCAAAGCGATACCCCTTCGCTGCAAGCTTTTCCTAACCCCGCCCACGGCGAATTCAAAGCCGTATT
- a CDS encoding sterol desaturase family protein gives MPFATSMKDIIYYAIPVFALSLVVEILYFRYLKKHEHHYNTRDTVSSLSMGIGNVITGLVSKAVVFGALVLVYQVRLFDMNPGAWWYWVAIFFADDFSYYWFHRTSHMVRYFWASHVVHHSSQYYNLGTALRQTWTGNISGAFVFYLWMPFIGFDPVDVFIMQTASLIYQFWIHTEAVGKLPAFLEFIFNTPSHHRVHHGSDIKYLDRNHAGILIIWDRMFGTFKEEEGRPHYGITQNLESHNLLQIAFHEWRAILRDISKAPDLKSAIGYVFGPPGWSHDHSRQTSKQLKKSQH, from the coding sequence ATGCCCTTTGCTACTTCCATGAAAGACATCATTTATTATGCTATCCCGGTTTTTGCGCTCTCACTGGTAGTGGAGATACTGTATTTCAGGTATCTGAAAAAACATGAGCACCATTATAACACGCGGGATACAGTCAGCAGTCTTTCGATGGGGATAGGCAATGTCATCACCGGACTGGTTTCCAAAGCCGTCGTTTTCGGGGCCCTGGTGCTGGTGTATCAGGTCAGGCTTTTTGACATGAACCCAGGTGCCTGGTGGTACTGGGTAGCTATTTTCTTTGCGGATGATTTTAGCTACTACTGGTTTCACAGGACAAGCCACATGGTCCGATATTTCTGGGCTTCCCATGTAGTGCATCATTCTTCACAGTATTACAATCTGGGCACGGCCCTCAGGCAGACCTGGACGGGCAATATCAGCGGCGCATTTGTCTTCTACCTGTGGATGCCGTTCATCGGATTTGACCCCGTCGATGTTTTCATCATGCAGACAGCCAGCCTGATCTATCAATTCTGGATCCATACGGAAGCGGTTGGCAAGCTGCCTGCCTTTTTAGAGTTTATATTCAATACGCCCTCCCATCATCGCGTTCATCATGGCTCGGATATCAAGTATCTGGATCGAAACCACGCAGGGATTCTGATCATCTGGGACCGGATGTTTGGTACTTTCAAGGAAGAAGAAGGCCGGCCGCACTATGGCATTACTCAAAACCTGGAAAGTCACAATCTCTTACAGATCGCCTTTCATGAATGGCGCGCCATCTTGCGTGATATTTCAAAAGCGCCTGACCTGAAATCAGCAATCGGCTACGTCTTCGGTCCACCGGGATGGAGCCATGATCATTCACGGCAAACTAGCAAGCAATTAAAGAAAAGCCAGCACTAG
- a CDS encoding sialidase family protein, giving the protein MKTLKYLLVINLLAVRLLASGQTPVFVSGTEGYKSFRIPAIISAQNGELLAFAEGRVGGSGDFGDIDIVMKRSKDKGKTWSKIQVVATYENLQAGNPAPVMDLTDPAFANGRLFLFFNTGNNHEGEVRKGKGLREVWYKTSTDGGLTWQQPVNITTQVHRPKQPQTNAAYNFEQDWRSYANTPGHGMQLLEGRYKGRIYIAANHSAGEPKSKFTDYQAHGFYSDDHGKTFKLSETISIEGSNESTAAEISGGRLMFNSRNQKGDVRARIVAISSDGGASWDTTYFEHNLPDPVCEGSILSIGKNKGKNMLAFSNAADTKNRDNLTLRISFDDGRTWTRQYLVDQSKNGEKDYTAYSDLVKTGKNNIGILYELDGYKSIVFKEINWKR; this is encoded by the coding sequence ATGAAGACATTAAAGTATTTGTTGGTCATTAATTTGCTAGCCGTGAGACTGCTGGCGAGCGGACAAACTCCTGTTTTTGTTTCGGGAACTGAGGGTTATAAATCATTTCGTATTCCCGCGATCATCAGCGCGCAGAATGGGGAGCTGCTTGCTTTCGCGGAAGGCAGGGTAGGGGGCAGTGGTGATTTTGGCGATATTGACATTGTCATGAAACGCAGCAAGGACAAGGGCAAGACCTGGTCGAAGATCCAGGTGGTGGCCACTTATGAAAACTTGCAGGCCGGCAATCCAGCACCGGTAATGGACCTGACCGATCCGGCTTTTGCGAATGGCCGACTTTTCCTGTTTTTCAATACCGGGAACAACCACGAAGGTGAAGTAAGGAAAGGAAAAGGGCTGCGTGAAGTCTGGTATAAAACCTCCACCGATGGCGGGCTTACCTGGCAGCAGCCGGTCAATATCACCACCCAGGTCCATCGGCCGAAACAGCCCCAGACCAATGCAGCTTACAATTTTGAGCAAGACTGGCGAAGTTACGCCAATACGCCCGGGCACGGCATGCAACTATTGGAAGGCAGATATAAAGGACGCATTTACATTGCCGCCAACCACAGCGCTGGCGAGCCCAAAAGCAAGTTTACGGATTATCAGGCGCATGGATTTTACAGTGACGACCATGGAAAAACATTCAAGCTCAGCGAGACGATATCCATCGAAGGTTCCAATGAATCGACTGCCGCGGAAATATCAGGGGGCCGGCTGATGTTCAATTCGCGCAACCAGAAAGGCGATGTTCGGGCCAGGATCGTGGCCATCAGCTCTGATGGCGGCGCCAGCTGGGATACGACTTACTTCGAGCATAATTTGCCCGATCCGGTTTGCGAGGGCAGCATTTTGAGCATTGGCAAAAATAAAGGCAAGAACATGCTCGCATTCAGCAATGCGGCCGACACCAAAAACCGCGACAACCTCACGCTACGCATCAGTTTCGACGATGGCAGAACCTGGACCAGACAATACCTGGTCGATCAGAGCAAAAATGGAGAGAAGGATTACACCGCCTACTCAGACCTTGTCAAGACGGGCAAAAACAACATTGGGATATTGTATGAGCTGGACGGCTATAAATCCATTGTTTTTAAAGAGATTAATTGGAAACGGTAG
- a CDS encoding DUF418 domain-containing protein, translated as MVSDKELSDSQRITGKSARIQVVDGLRGFALFGILLIHAKSWFDGGTVPDWVEQINHANAIHTFTKSVVYGLISGKFYTLFSFLFGLSFALMVTRSKLPERVFLRRFMWRLIILGLIGFIHNLHWRGDILLIYAVVGFALIPFRKASFSLILICALFLVVNMPIRIKDIYTHLTETAFSKAEGELTKKAFNKRIEANYQVFKHGSYWEVARVNLDDLAVKIRYQRFSGNIFVTFGFFLFGLYAGRRQLFQLIPQYLPLFRKLFLYSGLAMVTLYSLRILMKVITNPSFLMDYNYLYDLLVDSSNAAFTFFYLSAFTLLFYRYTQHFIVSYLASVGKMALTNYVLQSVFGTLVFYGYGLGLMGEIGAAWAVSLSLPFFIFQLLMSHWWMSRFRYGPLEWIWRSATLLAFQPMLKQ; from the coding sequence ATGGTTTCCGATAAAGAGCTGTCCGATAGCCAGAGAATCACGGGGAAATCCGCCCGCATTCAGGTAGTTGACGGACTTCGAGGTTTTGCCTTGTTTGGAATTCTGCTCATCCATGCTAAAAGCTGGTTCGATGGAGGCACGGTGCCCGACTGGGTGGAGCAAATCAACCATGCCAACGCTATTCATACTTTTACCAAATCAGTCGTTTATGGCTTGATCAGCGGAAAATTTTACACTTTATTTTCCTTCCTGTTCGGGCTGAGCTTCGCCCTGATGGTGACGCGTTCCAAATTACCCGAACGCGTCTTCCTGCGCAGGTTTATGTGGCGGCTCATTATTCTTGGGCTGATTGGCTTTATCCACAACCTGCACTGGCGGGGAGACATTCTTCTTATTTATGCCGTGGTGGGGTTTGCCCTGATCCCTTTTCGTAAAGCATCATTTTCACTGATCCTGATTTGTGCGCTGTTTCTGGTTGTAAATATGCCTATACGGATCAAAGATATATACACTCACCTTACCGAAACAGCATTCTCAAAGGCTGAGGGTGAGCTGACAAAAAAAGCATTCAATAAGCGCATTGAAGCTAATTATCAGGTATTTAAACATGGGAGCTATTGGGAGGTTGCGCGTGTCAACTTGGATGATCTTGCCGTCAAAATACGCTATCAGCGGTTTAGCGGAAACATCTTTGTCACCTTTGGCTTCTTTCTGTTTGGCCTGTATGCCGGACGCCGTCAATTATTTCAGTTAATTCCCCAATATCTGCCATTATTTCGAAAACTCTTCTTGTATAGCGGTTTAGCAATGGTGACACTGTACTCCCTTCGTATACTAATGAAAGTTATCACAAATCCATCATTTCTGATGGATTACAATTACCTCTACGATCTGCTGGTCGATAGCAGTAATGCTGCATTTACATTCTTTTACCTCTCCGCTTTTACGCTGCTTTTTTACAGGTACACGCAGCATTTCATTGTTTCCTATCTTGCATCGGTAGGCAAAATGGCGTTGACCAATTATGTTTTACAATCCGTGTTCGGCACGCTGGTTTTTTACGGGTACGGCCTGGGGCTAATGGGAGAAATCGGTGCCGCCTGGGCCGTATCGCTCTCCCTCCCATTTTTCATCTTCCAGCTTCTGATGAGCCATTGGTGGATGTCCCGCTTTCGCTACGGGCCTTTGGAATGGATCTGGCGGTCGGCCACCCTACTGGCATTTCAACCGATGTTGAAACAATAG